Part of the Nicotiana tabacum cultivar K326 chromosome 20, ASM71507v2, whole genome shotgun sequence genome, GGGTCAAAACTTGAGAGGACAGACACCCAATGTCGTAACCGTTTGGACACTctgaaaaagaaatacaaaaaggagaagatgaagttcgCGGAGAATGGAAGTAACACCAGTAAGTGGGTGTACTTCAAAAAGATGGACATGTTACTAACGTCAACTCCACAACAAGCGGGCATTTCATGTGGAGTGGACTCCGGTGAGTATGTTTTCATGAGCCCCAAAGTTTACTTGAATCGTGCCAATGGGTTGGATGAGATGAGGGACAGTCCTGCTAACTCGGGATCTGCTGATGGTGACGATGATGATTCTGAGGATCTTCCACCAAAAAGATCAAGAAATGGACAATCAGGAGGGAATGGAGCTTCTTTCAAACTAATAGCAGATTCTATTCATAAATTTAGTGAGATATATGTGAAGATTGAGAATAGCAAGAGACAGCAAATGCTGGAACTGGAGAAAATGAGGATGGACTTTCACAGAGACTTGGAAATGCAAAAGAGGCAAATTGTGGAGCGAGCACACGCAGAAATTGCAAGAATACGCCAAGGAAGTGATGAAGAGAATGACATTTCTGCTGAAAATGTTAGCGGATGATTTTGCCGGATTATCTCTATTCATCGCTTGTTGGCTATTTTCCATTGTTGTATTATATCTTGCAGGTTATTCTCTTACCATCCTGCAGAATATGCAAGACAATAAGCTTAATGTAGTGTAAGAATGTATTTGGATGTAGTTTCAGCAGCGATAATAACATTATATAGATCACAACTTCCGTATTTAATCTTCTTTTATTCCTATGGAAATTGTCTGTAAACCTAAACAACTCTTACCGCATATGTAGCTGCTTTGTGATTTAGCATGAATGATGCAACAGCTTGACCGAGAATAGTCTACTGTTGTAGCCCAGTTCACTTCTTAGCCTCATTCCTTACTGTTCCTACTACTACAAGTAACTTTAGTTTTTAAGCAAAATAAAGTAATGTCTGCCAATTACTTTCTTCCTCACACTATTGTTAATGAAATTCAAGAATTATTCAAGCCCCTTCCTAATTCCCCGGAACTTGGATCCTCTTCCATACTCCAATTTTAGTGTGTTGCTATTTTCATCCAAAGGCATTTGAATGCTATAACAGTAGCTGTAATTGGAGAGAAATCTCAACGTAACCATACACCTCATACTAAAAAAACATCCAGACATTGTTGTAAT contains:
- the LOC142174958 gene encoding trihelix transcription factor ENAP1-like, whose amino-acid sequence is MDDNEDNGRYPPSPYGMNQGYGSSNRAKLPVRDTSYSRHVDDQYVEEADNDEEVDDEEEEDDDDDDGNGVQRIGKDVFEDDDDDDYGDSQRHQKKRKLKSLLSSYEFAPRLPPPSTAAATAPKPSFGGRNPLSDWSEHETFILLEAWGDRFVRHGRKSLRSDEWQEVAEKVSQGSKLERTDTQCRNRLDTLKKKYKKEKMKFAENGSNTSKWVYFKKMDMLLTSTPQQAGISCGVDSGEYVFMSPKVYLNRANGLDEMRDSPANSGSADGDDDDSEDLPPKRSRNGQSGGNGASFKLIADSIHKFSEIYVKIENSKRQQMLELEKMRMDFHRDLEMQKRQIVERAHAEIARIRQGSDEENDISAENVSG